The following DNA comes from Plasmodium coatneyi strain Hackeri chromosome 9, complete sequence.
AATCGTAAATTTTGCAAATCCTGCTTTCTCCTCTGCTCTTCCTCAAGTAGAGTCTCGTTTGGCTAGCATGCGCTATGATGTTCCCCCCTATGGGGATTTTATCATTCCCTCCGAACACATTCATCGCATCGACCTTGGCCACAACTTGATTTGTTATAATAACAGCAACGCCATAAATGTCGGCAATTCTTTGTAAGCCTCTTAAAAACCTGCACAGGTGGGACTGCCTACTGGCTAGCTCTCCTCTACCTATGTATTCGGATCGATACAAGGCCGTCGCCGAATCGACAATTAACAAAGCAAATCTGGCATCTGCCATCATTGCACTTGCATCTATCAATAATTCTGTCTGGTGGTCACAATTGTACGCCTTTGCATAGGCTATATTATTCAAACAATCCGTTGGGTGTAAGCCGTATCTTTTCGCTATAGCTACAATGCGCTCTGGACGGAAAGTTCCTTCTGTGTCTATCCAAAGGCATTTGCCTTCTCCACCTGATTGCTCTATTGGCAACTGACACGTTATAGCTAACGTGTGACATAGCTGACTTTTACCTGTACGAAATTCTCCAAATAATTCAGTTATCCCTCCAGTTTCTATGCCACCCTTTAGTAAAGAATCTAACTGTTTCGATCCCGTTGtgaattttattaaattttgcCTGGCATCATGATAATCCACGGCATTACAAAAGCCAGAGTTACATAATTCTTTACAcgctttttttaacttctcCGCCTTTTGTTCACTTATGCCTTTTATTGCACATAATGTGCGCATAGGAGCGTATGCTACGCACTCCACTGTCTGTagtcctccttccttcagtAACTCCAAATCCCTTTTTACGAACCCCTTCGCCAGTAGCTGTTCAATCTTTAGGGGCCCTGAGTACAGGGGCTCCtcttctacttcttcctcaGCATTGTTATTAGTAATTTTCTGGGTCTCATCTGGCCTCGCGTTGGCAGCTTTCATTGTTAGACATTATGGGGGGGAGGACAAATTGCGCGCGCGGGTTAAGAAGTTAAACGAAAGGGATTAAAACGCGGCAAATTTAAgaacaaatatgcaaaacTACACAAAAATTAACAGCGTTGtatgaagcaaaaatgaatggtATGCCACGCAACTCGCGCGATACTCCCGTGCGTGTGTTAAAATAATTCTCACAGTTCCCGCAGAGAACTGCACAACAGGCTACACAAACTGAAGCAGTCGAGACCCCACATCATACAATTTCCCATGGagtttcttccccctcgttaaaggaaaaacttcTCACTCGTTTTATTCTATTCACCATTCACCAACTGTGTATTCCTTTTCATCAAGTTCAAAATGATCACACAACAAAGTTAATTGTCAACTCATCGTGAACCGACACAGTTAAGAATggttggcaaaaaaaaaaacaaactttCACGttgtaaataaaattaaaagaaatgtgcGATTAAAAGGTTGGCAGTAACGTAACACTCCACTgttgaaaataataataaaataaagggtgtaaataaaagaaaggaaaatgaagcaaaaaaaaaaaacgcaatcAGAGGGCatacacaaaatggaacagctatttctcattttttttttttttttttttttttttttcccccattttgcacatttatgcaaaatatacctgacttgttcagaattttttcctcaaaatgTAGTTTTACTCTGGAACACACATGCGTTTTCCACAAAATGTGTAACTTCTCATCcgttttgttaaaaaaaaaaaaaatgaagcgaaTTCAAATGTTCCATGGCTAGCACTGTTCAGGCAAAAcggcatataaaaaatttttttttttttattgcttcaCTTTATTGAATATAGAATGGATATTCAAACGGAGGGCTAAACGAACGCTCCACTGGAGTGTAAAATGACCCCTACTAACGGTTTATTATTGGCGTTCTTATTGACAACCTATGCGCATACTGGGCATACACGTTCAATTGTTGCGTAAATTGTGACATGTGCGGGGAGACATACGAATTTTGCGCAGAGGAAGGCTTAAGAAGTTAAATGTGCGTCACTATATGAGTATCAGGAGACGCATGTATACAGATATACACACACGCTTgcacaaagtggaaaatattttcttttccatcgaaggaaacgaaaaaaagggggtgtaCTTATTCGAATCCATTGAATACGCAGTATCGCTTAATCTGTCAATACGTCCACCGGCTCAGGCACCCTTCAAGAGGTCCCCGAAGCAAGTCAAGTCAAATTTGAAATAGCTCTCATCAGCTGCAATACgagggagggaagaaataaaaatttgtcatCATCATAAACACGCGAACATAAACTAAAATGTACCATTCATAAAAGCGCTCAGTGAAGAATGAAATTCTCAGCGTGATTACTATTTGTATGTGAGCCTTGACCCGCGATATCTGCTTGTTCCAGTAGGCCACTTTACTGCAAAGGGGTGGAAACGGCACACCATTTGTTAGGGGGGTAGGGAAATGtctcataaaaaagggggaaactattaaaaaaaggacctCCCCCAGGgtaaataaaattgtttCATGCATAATCCGGATGTGGACCCACACGTCTACACTCGCGTAGAGTCCTTCAGCACTCACTCCTCGTAAAGatttatcttcttcttcaagaATACGATGGCGTCCTCGAGGGACATCTCCAAATAAAACTCATATCCTATTTggatgaaaattttgttcttgtCTAATCTGCCAATGGGGGAAATGTTCGTGCAGCATGTGTGGTGGTAGAGATAGGTAGTAATCACGTGGGTATACGTATATTCTACGCGAGTGATTAAGTGGATGCCCCAGGAATGATCACACATGCGTGAGTGTTCCTTCGCCGCAAATATGCTTGTGGAGCAACAACGAACATGCTCCCTCTGGGTCGTCTTTTTGTGCCCATTGCGCCCTTTTCCGTTCATTACATGTCGGCGTAAACGTAACTATCGCATCCCAGCATGGTAAGCGTCTCGATTTCCTTTTGGTCCTTCATGTTAATGAAAAGCTTAAGATTCTGAACGAGGATTTCCCTGCAGGGGTAACGTGTCACCGGTGTTAGCAAAGTGTGCTGGGTATCGAGCCAATCGGGCTACACCCATAAGCACTCATGCTCATGTATTTTCATATCGGGGGATACATCTCCCTAAGTCGAAATATCACTCAATGTGAAtacaaataaatgaaaacgtAAGTGTGGTGTATGCGCGAATGGACAGATCCTTCCTCCCCATGGGTGAAGGCGCTTTCCTCCTTGGCTAACTCACATGTCAAAAATGTCCTGCAGAATTTcatccctccttttttgtcgTTCCCTAAGTTGCTCGTGCAGCACATCATCGATAAAACTTTCGCTCTTCAAAATTAGCTTTTTAAAATcctctttattttcctcatttattGCAGCGTTCCCTAATGCTTCGTAGTAATTCATTTTGCTTGCATTTTACTGTTTTGTGGATTCCAAGTGGGTAGGGTGAATTAACTTGTTTAACGTGCCGTGGCCCCAAAGGACGAATGACAACTGGGGAGGCAACACCTGGGTGTATACACCGTTAGGCACAAGGTAACGTTTTTTCCCTGTGCGGTCCCTTAACCAACGCGCTAGCCCTAGGAAATTGCGCCCTTTTTCAGAAGCTGCTATATTTTACCGTCACGTTCAGCGCCACCCATACATCTTTCCACTCTGTttacactttctttttttgaattaaaaaattttacacttttagCCAAATGGGCTCTTCTTcgaaagggggagaagatCGTAAAGTGTGTTGCCCGGTTgtcacataaaaaaaaaaaaaaaatgaaataaatgaaatgtGCATAAAGTTGGGGGCGCACGGGAGAAGAAACGCCACGTTTTGAAAATAGGTCAGTGTGGGGACCTAAAATGAAACGCCAGGAAAGATGCGCACATGGTGGCTAGCTGCCTACCAATTCAATATGGGAGGGAATAAACTGCTAAGGTGAGTCACGCCACagtggggaaaggaaaaacgggGCAATCCTGCACGTCTTCCAACGGGGGTGGTACAACGAACGGATCACCAAAAGGGGGGCCTCAACGGGGTGTGCGCCAAATGAAACCCTCCCATGAGCTGTTCCCTCTCAGTTGGCAAGCCACTCGAGCAGCACCCCAATCAACTTGGCATACGCCTCATCCGTGGTGACCAAGCCACGCAACTTGTTCTCAATGACGACGAGCTTCCTCCTGTAAGAGGCGCAGCTCTTCCGCAGAGTTTCATAGGGCTTCTTCGAGTTGTACAAAGAGCCACCATTTTTTACTGCGTTTTGAAATTTTAGCAATTCCTGGAACCGCTGCTtcttttcacaattttgaaTCTTCAGTATCCCCTCGTAGATGTCACACAGTCTGTTCAGATTTAGGAGGTGTGTCTTCTCTTGTTGTGTCTGGTTCGTGAGTTCTTCATACGAGTGGATCAGCTCGGTTAAGTAGTTACAAAGGGacaccttttttcctttaaattccttgacattttttttagcaaaaGAAATTTCGTGCTTTATTTTAAAGGAGACATTAACTCCGTtgtcaatatttttttggaaagcTTCTTTCTTATTGTCCAGTTCGTTTCTCTTGTTTAGTGCCTGTTTGATATTCGCGAGGAGAatattttgttgtttttttgcattttctatGAGATCATTTTTCGCCTGtatgtttttcttcaaaagGAGGATGTCCTTATTCTCCGTGTATTCTTTGATAACCCCttgtagcttttttttttgttcaattttgttttccaaaaggagaattttattttcataatttaGGAGGTCTTGTtggtatttttccttttcacattttaacgagtttatatcattttttaagttttcctttttccgctTATATTCTTCAGCtttgatatttttcttctcactcCACTTCAGCATGtcgtcttccattttgtcgATCTCCCCCAGCGTGTCAGAATTTTTGGAGGCGAACTTTTCCAGCTGTAagcgtatatacataatatttttatttatttttttaagtccattttgtgcgtttttaaaattttcctgtAATTCGCATTTCTTCTGATTCAGAATGAGTCTTAAGTCTCTCCCCCTGAGCATttcttcgttcattttttggttttcattttgtatttttatcatttccGATTGTTTCAAAAACCAGTCTTTTTCCAAATGTCTGCTTTGCTTTAATACATCCCTTATCTGTTTGTTTagcttttctatttttatgtttaatgTGAGAGGCATTCCATGGTCATCACagttttttctattcttcTTGTCAAATTCCTCGTTCAGTCTGTCTACCTCGAGTTGCTTATTTTCAATCAAGTAATGATTCTTCTTTATCACAAGATCATAGTTACTTAGCAGTTCATGCTTTTGCTCAAATtcttcatttaatttttttaccttttcttgcacattttcaatttttgtactttccAAAATTTGTTGTATCTTAATTCGGATAAtaccatttttgtaattttcaatttcgttttcctttcttgttatattttccttcacgcTGGCTAAATCGTTTTTCAATTTGGCGGAAAAATGACTCACTTTAATTTCTTCTGTATACatgtttattattttgtcgatatttttgttaatgtcattttttactatctttattttgttctcccTGTTTCGAATGtctttttttagttttcCTATTTCATCGTTCATTTGTACAGACTTGTTTCGCTCATTTTGTATGTCCACTTTGACCTCTTCAATTTGCTTCACAACGGTGTGTACCTCCTGTTggatcttttctttcccctctaTTGTTCGTTCTGTCTCCTTTTTCAGTGCCCCAAGTTCGGactgaattttttcctttttctccttttccgttGTAAGTTCCTTTGTTAAAACATCCTTTTGTATTTCCATATCGTATATGGTTGACTTCAGCTCCATCAGTTTTGTGTTCATTTCTTCAATCGCTTCATCCCTCTGTTTCATTTTGCTGATCGAATCGTTTAGATCATTCAGCATGTCCTGCCTCCCCTTCTTTAACTGTGCatactcttccttctcctcccttATCAGtctttccaaatttttacattccgTCCGTTCATTCCTTTCTATGTCCTTCTTCGTATCAATGTCGTTTTGTATTTCGTTCAAATCgtggttcattttgttcagaatattttccttcttctgtatGGCTGACTGGGTTATTACCAGGGGGGCCTCTCCCTCACACGCACTTCCCTCCAAGGAAGGCGCTCCCTCTCCACTTCTCACCTTCCCCTGCCGCTTCTGCCGCACCGCACCCAACACATTTTCACTAATGCGCGTGTTGGCATTCACCAAATCGAAATACCTCCTCAGATTGTTCAGTTCGAGAAGGCTATTATTAAACTTGCTAAAAACATCAGATTGGTAATTCAGCtctttcttcaaatttgccatttgtttgttgtaattttttttcaattcgaTTTGCTTTCCAAGTTGCTTCTCCCTCTCATTTTTCATATACTTTATCGCTTCActtaattcttcttcctttttatttaaaaagtcGTTTTCTTTGTTCACTCGAAACAGTTCTACTCCTGCGTTTTTTACGTCTTCCTCTAGTTTATTCCTTTCGTGCTGCCTCACCCTTAGCTTTTCCTccaaaatttgttttttcttttttagctGTTCGTGTAGGATGTCTTTCAGGTGTTCCAGCTTTTCGCTTCCCGGTTGGTCAAGCATTGTACTTGTTCCGTTTGTCTGTCTTTCTACTCTCTTTTTACTTGACCACTTCTTCTGtttaaactttttctttacttctttcccccccgaGGGGGTCACATTGACGTAGCCCGTTCGTTCATAGCCATTTTCATCGCTGGGCTGATCGGATGAATGGTCTCCCTTTGTGAAAGCACTACCTGTTTTGCTGCCCCCAATGGGTTCATCCCCCTTACGCAGTACTTCACGCTTCCCTCcgtctattttttccattaggATGTGCACATCCTTACTTGGGATGTCATCCCCCTTGGAGTGAGCACCCACCCTTTTGAACACCTCTCCAATTGCTTCCCCCTCCCCGGCGCGCACCCTACTTTTGCCAACGGAGGAATCTACAGTGATATTACTACACACTGTATTCAATTCGAACGAAGTCTCGTcaatccattttttattttcgctaCACGAAGGATCATAGTTCGTCTCACTACTCCTAACTTTCTtatccttatatttttttcctttttgttctctttgcacattcttcatttttcaacATGAAAAAATCGTCCGTACGAACCATATTTGTCTATCTCCCCttcgcgaaaaaaaaaaaaaaaaaaaaaaagcctcCACAATGTAAattggggggggaaaaaaaagaaaagtgccAATAATGGAGAAAATTCCTACCCCTTTGCAGATGTTCTATAGACCCTCTATtgttcaccccttttttctttttttttttgcatatccGAGACTTAACATTGGAACCCACTTTATCGCAACAGCGACACGGGGTATTCCTCTCTGGAGAAAACGCTCCAGGGGAAAGGTCCCGTTATTTGCATGcgcaaggggggggaaaattgcCCTACCCTCTTTGGGGCCACATTGAGCCTCCGCATAAAggtagacaaaaaaaaaaaaaaaaaaaaaaaccaaagaGGAGGCAAGGGCGAACTATGATAAGCGACCGCGCATTCGCGCAGCAGCAAATTCTCCCACTGTTCCACCCGAAAAAATTTACCGACGCGTCCACtcaaaacggaaaaaggCAGAAAGAGAGATGCTCCCAAATGAACCCCATTCTTatcgaacaaaaaaaatatatatatcaccCAGGTGGGCTGACATtaattgtgtaaaaaatggcatttcgcagatcccctttttctgctgTCCATTATTTGCTTCCTGATCTCTTGCTGCGCGGACAGCAGCGCACGGCGCAGGTGCTCCCTCCCGCTGGAAAATGGGTAAACTGTTAAAGGTCGCAAAAGTTCCCCTACTTTAGCTCTACAGACGATGCAAAGAAAGGTTACAAGAAGGGGAGCCTCCGTACGAAGATAAGGCACTCCTTTGGGGTTCCGAACACaaagaaaagtttttttttttgggatgAAATTACCACTAGACCTTAAAGCAGAGCAGGTAGGGAAAAACCAAATGTGCGCATTCGCATGTGGTaatgttcctattttttcatgtCGAGAAAATTGACTCAGTGATTATTGACTGGTCACGGGGATGCGCGGGGGGAATGAGCCCCCACACGGTGAGCCTTTTCATCTCTAGTTCCCCCGCCCATTTTACGCTTTTACCAACAACAAAATGAGAACAGGAATGTTCTACCGGCATATGCAAACAGGTCCATTCAGGTGCGTCCAATGTGGTGGCGTAAATAATCGccaaataaaaggggaacatcATCCCTATTGATACGCGAATATTATTATCTTCAAAAGCTACATCATCTTAACATGGGAAAGGCGAATTAAAAACTCCTAAAAAGTTAAGTTCACATGGCGGTTATTGTGGgtaagattaaaaaaaaatactgtTGCCACGGGATTAGTGCGCCGCTTGGATATCCTCCAAATGGGGGTGTAAACGGGGCCATGCATTTTCAACGCA
Coding sequences within:
- a CDS encoding Recombinase rad51, yielding MKAANARPDETQKITNNNAEEEVEEEPLYSGPLKIEQLLAKGFVKRDLELLKEGGLQTVECVAYAPMRTLCAIKGISEQKAEKLKKACKELCNSGFCNAVDYHDARQNLIKFTTGSKQLDSLLKGGIETGGITELFGEFRTGKSQLCHTLAITCQLPIEQSGGEGKCLWIDTEGTFRPERIVAIAKRYGLHPTDCLNNIAYAKAYNCDHQTELLIDASAMMADARFALLIVDSATALYRSEYIGRGELASRQSHLCRFLRGLQRIADIYGVAVIITNQVVAKVDAMNVFGGNDKIPIGGNIIAHASQTRLYLRKSRGESRICKIYDSPVLPEAEAVFAITEGGIADYEEK
- a CDS encoding Prefoldin-like protein, whose amino-acid sequence is MNYYEALGNAAINEENKEDFKKLILKSESFIDDVLHEQLRERQKRRDEILQDIFDMEILVQNLKLFINMKDQKEIETLTMLGCDSYVYADILDKNKIFIQIGYEFYLEMSLEDAIVFLKKKINLYEDKVAYWNKQISRVKAHIQILMRAISNLT